A part of Corynebacterium mustelae genomic DNA contains:
- a CDS encoding DUF7660 family protein produces MEDIHSRSEFVRFLENFRAEFQSSDFENTTLENFLEAMQFWIEDMDGYYQNMGKPECLGEETLTWQMLVDILEAARIYE; encoded by the coding sequence GTGGAAGATATTCACTCCCGCAGCGAGTTTGTGCGCTTCCTCGAAAATTTCCGCGCGGAATTTCAGAGTTCTGATTTTGAGAACACTACGTTGGAAAATTTTCTTGAGGCCATGCAATTCTGGATTGAAGATATGGATGGTTACTACCAGAACATGGGCAAACCAGAATGCTTAGGGGAAGAAACCCTGACATGGCAAATGTTGGTTGATATTTTGGAGGCGGCCCGCATCTACGAGTGA